Proteins from a single region of bacterium:
- the mazG gene encoding nucleoside triphosphate pyrophosphohydrolase, with the protein MEGEEFAQLVETIRRIRKECPWDREQTHESMRKYLIEECFEAAEAIDSKNPKELKEELGDILIQVIFHSVVGEEEGSFTLFDVLRETKEKLIRRHPHVFGNRNLQTGVEVLKQWEEIKNEEGRDSVLAGVPKDLPALLKAYRITEKAKAVGFDWEKAEDVWAKVEEELKELKEAMDKREGLEEEMGDVLFVLVNLSRHLGIDPESALRKATGRFIERFSQIEARAKEKGVNLKDMSLEEMDEIWEEAKRGSEKGNS; encoded by the coding sequence ATGGAAGGAGAGGAATTCGCCCAGCTGGTTGAAACAATAAGGAGGATAAGAAAGGAATGCCCCTGGGATAGGGAGCAAACGCACGAGTCCATGAGAAAATATCTCATTGAGGAGTGTTTTGAGGCAGCTGAAGCCATTGATAGTAAAAATCCCAAGGAATTGAAAGAGGAGCTGGGGGATATATTGATTCAGGTGATATTCCATTCTGTTGTTGGGGAGGAAGAAGGTTCTTTCACTCTTTTTGATGTTCTAAGGGAGACAAAGGAGAAGCTAATCCGCAGACATCCCCATGTATTTGGGAACAGGAATTTGCAAACTGGTGTGGAAGTTTTAAAGCAGTGGGAGGAGATAAAAAATGAAGAGGGCAGGGATTCCGTCCTGGCGGGTGTTCCCAAGGATTTGCCCGCTCTTCTGAAGGCATACAGGATAACTGAGAAGGCTAAGGCGGTGGGGTTTGACTGGGAAAAGGCAGAAGATGTTTGGGCGAAGGTGGAAGAGGAGTTGAAGGAATTAAAAGAAGCTATGGATAAGAGGGAAGGGTTGGAAGAGGAAATGGGAGATGTTTTGTTTGTCCTCGTCAATCTATCTCGCCACTTAGGAATTGACCCCGAGTCCGCTCTTCGCAAGGCAACGGGAAGATTTATAGAGAGATTTAGCCAAATAGAGGCAAGAGCAAAAGAGAAGGGTGTTAACCTTAAAGATATGAGTCTGGAGGAAATGGACGAGATCTGGGAGGAGGCTAAAAGGGGAAGTGAGAAGGGGAATAGCTGA
- a CDS encoding stage 0 sporulation protein has product MAKAIVTYGKIENTLVCDTKGLPLKEGDSVVVKTPRGEELGTVEEIRDDASGEESEGEILRLATPADLALYKEREEKAKEAFPICEEEIEKHHLPMKLIAAEYTLDGTHLIFYFSAQERVDFRALVRSLASIFKVRIELTQIGARDEAKRFGGIGPCGRLCCCYLFLNSFRSISLKMLREQNLFANPSKLTGTCGRLMCCLAYELEYYQKLREELPPIGAEVVTPQGKGKVVDLNFLKELVLVEIEEKGVMPFPKEEINFPR; this is encoded by the coding sequence ATGGCAAAGGCTATAGTTACCTATGGGAAAATAGAAAACACACTGGTCTGCGATACAAAAGGCCTCCCCTTGAAAGAGGGAGATAGTGTAGTGGTTAAAACTCCCAGAGGAGAGGAGCTGGGAACAGTTGAGGAGATAAGAGATGATGCATCTGGTGAGGAAAGCGAAGGGGAAATTCTCCGCTTAGCAACTCCTGCGGATTTAGCACTTTATAAAGAAAGAGAAGAGAAGGCTAAGGAAGCATTCCCGATTTGCGAGGAGGAAATTGAGAAACACCATCTCCCTATGAAACTCATAGCAGCGGAGTATACGCTTGATGGAACCCACCTTATATTTTATTTCAGCGCTCAAGAGAGAGTTGATTTTCGCGCCCTCGTGAGGTCGTTGGCAAGCATCTTTAAGGTTCGCATTGAATTGACGCAAATAGGGGCAAGGGATGAAGCAAAACGGTTTGGTGGTATCGGACCCTGCGGAAGGCTATGCTGTTGCTATCTCTTTCTCAACTCCTTCCGCTCCATATCCCTAAAGATGCTCAGGGAACAAAACCTTTTCGCCAATCCAAGCAAGCTAACAGGCACCTGTGGCAGACTAATGTGTTGTCTCGCTTACGAGCTGGAGTATTATCAGAAATTGAGAGAAGAACTACCCCCTATAGGGGCAGAGGTAGTGACCCCTCAAGGCAAGGGGAAAGTCGTTGATTTGAACTTCCTAAAAGAATTAGTCCTCGTAGAAATTGAGGAAAAAGGCGTGATGCCCTTCCCCAAGGAGGAGATTAATTTCCCTCGTTAA
- a CDS encoding zinc ribbon domain-containing protein — MPIYEFLCENCGHKFSTLCKVGEEVPCPVCGGETQRLFSTFAIGSNNSSGESTSSSSCSTCTLPSCSTCKL; from the coding sequence ATGCCTATCTATGAGTTCCTCTGTGAGAATTGTGGGCATAAGTTCTCTACTCTTTGCAAGGTTGGGGAAGAAGTTCCCTGCCCCGTGTGTGGAGGGGAAACGCAAAGGCTTTTCTCCACTTTCGCAATCGGCTCCAATAATTCCTCCGGTGAAAGCACTTCCTCCTCATCCTGCTCCACCTGTACACTGCCTTCTTGTAGCACTTGTAAGCTGTAA
- the metG gene encoding methionine--tRNA ligase, with the protein MGKVFYITTPIYYVNDVPHIGSAYTTLAADIISRYMKMKGRRVFFATGTDENAPKVAEAARSRGEDPLSFCDRMAEEFKKAWKELDISYDAFIRTTEPRHKKVVRSFIEELLKRGLVYEGYYKGWYCIYDETYFREEEVQDGLCPNPECRRPLQKVSERGYFFRLSAFQESLLPYLQDEKVMPDFRQREVLNFVLSGLRDLYITRKWNNWGIPFPGDDGLQVYVWIDALINYLTVAGYLQDEEMFSSIWPPDVQVMGKDILVRFHATLWPAMLMALDLPLPALLFGHGFWTVNGEKMSKSKGNVVHPISALKEIMRFSGCEEPFARDALRFYLFRSTPFGADGDFSYESLRACYNADLANNLGNLLNRLTSMAVKYLQGELPPPGADFSLEVETALNEYSQAMERLSFHSAISSAFHLLDLANKHLDETAPWRLYKEGNIAAVRSSLGTAIDLLRISSILLHPFLPSASKEILSHLGYAPSFSLNEAKWGAFTSLERTGKIKQARPIFPRMEEVIKISTPEKEISIEEFAKIDLRVGKIKSCKVVEGAEKLYQMEIDLGELGTRRTVAGIAPYYTPGELIGKSVIFVANLAPAKIKGLISEGMVLAVDSPQGVVLVSPEKEVPLGSKVR; encoded by the coding sequence ATGGGCAAAGTTTTCTATATAACTACGCCTATATATTATGTAAATGATGTCCCTCACATAGGCTCAGCCTATACCACCCTCGCCGCTGATATCATTTCACGGTATATGAAGATGAAGGGGAGGAGGGTTTTCTTCGCCACGGGAACGGATGAAAACGCCCCCAAAGTGGCAGAAGCGGCGAGGAGCAGAGGTGAAGACCCTCTGAGCTTCTGTGATAGGATGGCTGAGGAATTTAAAAAGGCTTGGAAAGAACTTGACATCTCCTACGACGCTTTCATTAGAACCACTGAACCACGCCACAAAAAGGTTGTGCGAAGTTTCATAGAGGAACTACTGAAAAGGGGGTTGGTCTACGAGGGCTATTATAAAGGTTGGTACTGCATTTACGATGAAACTTATTTCCGGGAAGAAGAGGTTCAGGATGGTTTATGCCCCAATCCCGAGTGCAGACGTCCCCTTCAAAAGGTTTCAGAGAGAGGATATTTCTTCCGCCTCTCCGCTTTCCAGGAATCCCTTCTTCCCTATCTCCAAGATGAGAAAGTGATGCCCGATTTCCGCCAGAGGGAGGTTCTGAATTTCGTTTTAAGTGGATTACGAGATTTATACATAACGAGAAAATGGAACAACTGGGGAATTCCTTTTCCTGGCGACGATGGGCTCCAAGTATATGTTTGGATTGATGCGTTGATAAATTACCTCACGGTAGCGGGATATTTGCAAGACGAAGAGATGTTCTCCTCAATCTGGCCTCCAGATGTGCAAGTGATGGGAAAGGACATACTCGTTCGCTTTCACGCTACCCTTTGGCCAGCTATGCTTATGGCTCTTGATTTACCACTTCCTGCCCTCTTATTTGGACACGGTTTTTGGACGGTAAACGGGGAAAAGATGTCAAAGAGCAAAGGAAATGTCGTTCATCCCATATCGGCTCTAAAGGAGATAATGCGTTTTTCCGGTTGCGAGGAACCCTTCGCTCGCGATGCGCTTCGCTTTTACCTATTCCGTTCCACCCCCTTCGGGGCTGATGGAGATTTCTCCTATGAATCTCTGAGGGCTTGCTATAATGCCGATTTAGCCAATAACCTCGGAAATCTTTTAAATCGTCTGACCTCAATGGCTGTTAAATATCTCCAAGGCGAGCTCCCTCCACCAGGAGCTGACTTCTCCCTTGAAGTGGAAACGGCGCTCAATGAATACTCTCAAGCAATGGAGAGATTGTCCTTTCATTCCGCCATCTCCTCCGCCTTCCACCTCCTTGATTTGGCAAACAAGCACCTTGACGAGACCGCTCCTTGGCGTCTATATAAAGAGGGGAACATCGCTGCCGTTCGCAGTTCTCTTGGCACGGCTATAGATCTTCTCAGAATCTCTTCCATACTTCTCCATCCCTTCCTCCCATCCGCCTCAAAGGAAATCCTCTCTCATCTCGGTTATGCCCCTTCTTTCTCCCTAAATGAGGCAAAATGGGGGGCATTTACAAGCCTTGAAAGAACAGGTAAAATTAAACAAGCAAGACCCATATTCCCTCGTATGGAGGAGGTGATAAAGATTTCCACACCGGAGAAAGAGATAAGCATTGAGGAATTTGCAAAAATTGACCTGCGGGTCGGCAAGATAAAATCCTGCAAGGTCGTAGAAGGAGCGGAGAAGCTCTATCAGATGGAGATAGACTTGGGCGAGCTTGGCACAAGACGAACCGTTGCCGGCATTGCCCCCTACTACACGCCCGGAGAGCTTATCGGGAAAAGCGTCATCTTTGTGGCAAATCTTGCCCCAGCGAAGATTAAAGGGTTGATATCTGAAGGAATGGTTTTAGCGGTTGATTCTCCCCAAGGGGTTGTGCTCGTCTCCCCTGAAAAGGAGGTCCCCCTGGGTTCCAAAGTTCGCTGA
- a CDS encoding radical SAM protein — protein sequence MNLLHKSNLLGEAARFDICSQQGRFSRAFRSIYYAVQGGNKCIPLFKTLLSSRCQNNCLYCPIRAGRDIPRAYYTPEELADIFFYLLEKGYVRGLFLSSAVDKSPLYSMTRMIDAVEIVRRRGFRGYIHLKILPGADLQSVERAMQLADRVSINFEAPTQFHLSRLSKEKFMEDFMQKMEWLRKLSQRIEVPAGFTTQFVVGAAGESDFDILTFVDMLYSEYSLRRAYYSAFHPVAGTPLRNYPPTSKLRENRLYQADFLLRKYKFSFEELPFDKNGNLPRNQDPKLASALLRKDFFPLEINKASLEELLRVPGIGPISARRILEVRKTERITSLETLKKLGAATKRAKHFITINGRYFGTLDKIRESQLSLF from the coding sequence ATGAACCTGCTCCATAAATCAAACCTCCTCGGGGAAGCGGCAAGGTTTGATATCTGTTCTCAGCAAGGAAGGTTCTCTCGTGCTTTCCGCTCAATCTATTACGCTGTTCAGGGAGGAAACAAGTGTATTCCCCTCTTCAAAACTCTTCTTTCCTCTCGTTGTCAGAACAACTGCTTATATTGCCCAATAAGAGCAGGTAGGGATATCCCCCGCGCCTACTACACACCAGAGGAATTAGCGGATATTTTCTTCTATCTCTTAGAGAAGGGTTATGTGAGAGGTTTATTTCTCTCCTCCGCCGTTGACAAATCTCCCCTCTACTCGATGACAAGGATGATAGATGCGGTGGAGATAGTGAGGAGAAGGGGCTTTAGGGGTTATATACATCTCAAGATTTTACCAGGGGCGGATTTGCAGAGTGTCGAGAGGGCTATGCAGCTCGCCGATAGAGTCTCTATAAATTTTGAGGCACCCACTCAGTTCCACCTTTCCCGTCTATCAAAAGAAAAATTCATGGAGGATTTTATGCAGAAGATGGAGTGGCTGAGGAAACTTTCTCAAAGGATTGAGGTGCCTGCCGGCTTCACTACCCAGTTCGTCGTGGGTGCCGCGGGGGAGAGCGATTTTGATATCCTCACTTTCGTTGATATGCTCTACTCCGAATATTCCCTTCGTCGCGCCTACTATTCCGCATTCCATCCCGTTGCGGGGACACCTCTTAGGAATTACCCTCCCACATCCAAGCTAAGGGAGAATCGCTTATATCAAGCTGACTTCCTCCTCCGCAAGTATAAGTTCTCCTTTGAGGAACTTCCCTTTGATAAGAATGGGAATCTCCCACGCAACCAGGACCCCAAACTAGCCTCAGCCCTTCTGAGAAAGGATTTCTTCCCCCTGGAAATCAATAAGGCGAGCCTGGAGGAGCTATTGAGAGTGCCCGGCATAGGACCAATCTCCGCCAGGAGAATATTGGAGGTAAGGAAAACAGAGAGAATCACTTCCTTAGAAACCTTGAAAAAGCTGGGAGCAGCAACGAAGAGGGCGAAACATTTCATAACGATAAACGGTCGCTATTTTGGAACTCTTGACAAAATAAGGGAAAGCCAGCTCTCCCTCTTTTGA
- a CDS encoding protein-L-isoaspartate(D-aspartate) O-methyltransferase: MIEEDLVGRGIYDKKVISAFSKVPREEFVPPNYRHLAYEDYPLPIGEGQTISQPYMVAIMLQEMHLKGDEKVLEVGAGSGYVVALLAEICREVWGIERIPSLAEQARERLERLGYKNAHIVVGDGTKGLPEQAPFDAILVSAAAKTIPPALIEQLAEGGRLVLPLGDDYGQILTIIEKKEGKITKREAGPCLFVPLIGEEERR, from the coding sequence ATGATAGAGGAAGATTTGGTGGGTAGGGGAATTTATGATAAGAAGGTTATATCTGCTTTTTCAAAGGTGCCAAGAGAGGAATTCGTCCCCCCGAACTATCGGCATTTAGCCTATGAGGATTACCCTTTGCCCATTGGGGAAGGACAGACGATTTCCCAACCCTATATGGTCGCTATAATGCTTCAAGAGATGCATTTAAAGGGTGATGAGAAGGTGTTGGAGGTTGGAGCTGGCTCAGGTTATGTGGTCGCTCTGCTCGCCGAGATTTGCCGAGAGGTGTGGGGTATTGAGAGGATACCATCTCTTGCTGAGCAAGCGAGGGAACGCCTTGAGCGACTCGGCTATAAAAACGCCCATATAGTTGTAGGCGACGGAACCAAGGGGCTTCCTGAACAAGCTCCCTTTGATGCCATTTTGGTCTCGGCGGCTGCAAAGACAATTCCTCCCGCCCTTATTGAACAACTGGCGGAAGGAGGACGCTTAGTCCTTCCTTTGGGCGATGACTACGGGCAAATTCTCACTATAATTGAAAAGAAAGAGGGAAAGATAACGAAGAGGGAGGCTGGACCTTGCCTCTTCGTCCCTCTCATAGGAGAAGAAGAAAGGAGGTAA
- a CDS encoding DUF4091 domain-containing protein has translation MLKSFLLTTSLLTVSGLSFGSVSLWVVDPMVKVFKDTQPIIPRKTIRLECAANEYEPAQIAIRSDSPLQIYGIEFSDLVRGKEKVGKENFQYNFVGYVPIKKNTPFTPEEELVRLAPCEIPDVLLNHKSIDVPANTTQPIWLTFFVPPGTKAGNYKGNITVRTSQGDFSIDVFLRVFPFELPAESHLWLTNWFNPWNISKFHKVEMWSDDFWRIVRKYARNMAEHRQNVIITPVLSLTKITRTNGKLSFDFSLLDKWVEIFKEEGVIGRIEGGHLGGREGGAWEAKEFVLSGYTVLEDGKEKRMPEVKVSSKEADEFLSQFLPALQKHLEEKGWLGIYMQHLADEPIDINAESYNLFASYVRKYAPKLRIIEANQTMQIVGSIDVWVPILHEFHRYLTFYRKRPKKEEVWFYTCLAPTQKYPNRFLDYPLIKVRLLHWLNWLYNTQGFLHWGLNYWSDKPFEDLEPGGLPPGDCCIIYPGEDAPLNSIRWEMLRQGMEDYEYLWLLQKLSGGREKGTEICRSFIRDINDYEKNPRKLQRARREIAEEIEKLMK, from the coding sequence ATGTTAAAGTCTTTTTTGCTCACTACCTCATTATTAACGGTCTCTGGCTTATCGTTCGGCTCGGTTTCCCTCTGGGTTGTTGACCCAATGGTGAAGGTCTTCAAGGACACTCAACCCATCATCCCGAGGAAGACAATCAGGCTTGAATGCGCCGCTAATGAATACGAACCAGCGCAAATAGCGATAAGAAGCGATTCCCCCTTGCAAATCTACGGCATTGAGTTCAGCGATTTAGTGAGAGGGAAGGAAAAGGTCGGGAAGGAAAACTTCCAGTACAACTTCGTTGGCTATGTTCCCATTAAGAAAAATACGCCATTTACTCCCGAGGAAGAGCTCGTTCGCCTCGCACCCTGCGAGATTCCAGATGTCCTTCTCAACCATAAAAGCATAGACGTTCCCGCTAATACTACCCAGCCAATCTGGCTGACATTCTTCGTTCCACCGGGGACAAAAGCGGGAAATTATAAGGGCAATATAACGGTTAGAACTTCGCAGGGCGATTTCAGCATAGATGTTTTCCTCAGGGTGTTTCCTTTTGAACTGCCCGCGGAAAGCCATCTCTGGCTGACGAATTGGTTCAATCCTTGGAACATCTCCAAGTTCCACAAGGTGGAGATGTGGAGCGATGATTTCTGGCGAATCGTGCGAAAATACGCAAGAAATATGGCTGAACATAGGCAAAATGTCATCATCACTCCGGTTTTATCGCTTACGAAAATAACCAGAACTAACGGCAAGCTTTCCTTTGATTTCTCCCTTTTGGATAAGTGGGTGGAAATCTTTAAGGAGGAAGGAGTGATAGGGAGAATAGAGGGAGGACACCTAGGTGGAAGGGAAGGAGGAGCTTGGGAGGCTAAAGAATTCGTCCTTTCGGGATATACCGTTTTGGAAGATGGGAAAGAGAAACGGATGCCCGAGGTCAAGGTTTCCTCCAAAGAAGCGGACGAATTCCTCTCCCAATTCCTTCCTGCTTTACAGAAGCACTTAGAGGAGAAGGGATGGCTCGGCATTTATATGCAACATCTTGCAGATGAACCCATAGATATAAATGCTGAATCCTATAATCTATTTGCTTCCTATGTTAGGAAATATGCCCCGAAATTGAGGATAATAGAGGCGAACCAAACGATGCAAATCGTCGGCTCCATAGATGTCTGGGTGCCTATTCTCCACGAATTCCATCGCTACCTTACTTTTTATAGAAAGAGACCGAAGAAAGAGGAAGTTTGGTTTTACACCTGTCTTGCCCCAACGCAAAAATATCCTAACAGGTTCTTGGATTACCCCTTAATTAAAGTGAGGCTCCTGCATTGGCTTAACTGGCTCTACAATACCCAGGGTTTTCTCCACTGGGGGTTGAACTATTGGTCGGATAAACCGTTTGAGGATTTAGAGCCTGGTGGTCTTCCACCAGGAGATTGTTGTATAATCTACCCAGGCGAGGACGCACCCTTGAACTCGATAAGATGGGAGATGTTAAGACAAGGGATGGAGGATTACGAATATCTATGGTTATTGCAGAAGCTATCGGGCGGAAGGGAGAAAGGGACTGAGATATGTAGGAGTTTCATAAGAGATATAAACGATTACGAAAAGAATCCGAGGAAACTTCAACGAGCAAGGAGAGAGATAGCGGAGGAGATAGAGAAGCTGATGAAATAA
- the rodA gene encoding rod shape-determining protein RodA, with product MWKRILREIDYPSFISMLLLILVGLLLIYSAALGISSSNTTSILLLLRQGTWAVISLFVFFLMVQIDYRQLPRFSSLLYFLMFLMLLSVLLLGKKTSGAQRWFALGPITIQPSEFAKFIALITLSSFWAKNYQEASNLKVLFRSFLHISIPLLLVFLQPDLGTSLTFLIIWLSSLIFVGAKAKHIIAIGFTLILLAVAAWHLDILRPYQKQRIQAFLNPKADPLGAGYHIIQSRIAIGSGEALGKGLFKGTQNRLNYIPAQHTDFIFTVAGEELGFAGCIAILALFFIIVWRCFFTALNTEDMLGQLIAAQVGVLLIFHSFVNIGMTLGLLPAVGIPLPFLSYGGSHLLTFCLLLGLTQSVYRRRKKLSF from the coding sequence ATGTGGAAAAGGATTCTGCGAGAAATAGATTACCCCAGTTTTATATCTATGCTCCTTCTTATCCTTGTGGGGCTTCTACTGATATATAGCGCCGCCCTTGGCATATCTTCCTCAAACACAACCTCAATTCTCCTGCTTTTAAGACAGGGGACTTGGGCGGTCATCTCCTTATTTGTCTTCTTTTTAATGGTGCAGATAGATTATAGACAATTACCTCGCTTTTCCTCGCTTTTGTATTTCTTAATGTTTTTAATGCTTCTCTCAGTCCTACTTTTGGGGAAGAAAACAAGCGGGGCGCAGAGATGGTTCGCCCTCGGACCAATCACCATCCAACCTTCCGAGTTCGCAAAATTTATCGCCCTGATAACCCTATCATCCTTCTGGGCGAAGAATTATCAGGAAGCAAGCAATCTAAAAGTTCTCTTCCGCTCCTTCCTTCACATCTCCATCCCTCTCCTTTTGGTCTTCCTTCAACCCGACTTGGGAACATCCCTAACATTCCTAATAATATGGCTCTCCTCCCTTATCTTCGTAGGAGCAAAGGCGAAACATATAATAGCCATAGGATTTACCCTCATCCTCTTAGCAGTGGCAGCCTGGCACTTAGACATCCTTCGTCCTTACCAGAAGCAACGAATTCAGGCTTTCCTCAACCCTAAAGCAGACCCCCTCGGCGCAGGCTATCACATAATACAGTCCAGGATAGCGATTGGCTCTGGAGAGGCACTGGGAAAAGGGCTGTTTAAAGGAACGCAGAACCGTTTAAATTATATACCCGCTCAGCATACCGATTTCATCTTCACGGTAGCAGGAGAGGAACTCGGATTCGCCGGATGCATAGCGATTTTGGCTCTCTTCTTTATAATTGTTTGGCGCTGTTTCTTTACAGCCCTCAATACAGAGGATATGCTCGGTCAACTGATAGCCGCTCAAGTAGGCGTGCTCCTCATTTTTCATAGCTTCGTAAATATCGGTATGACGCTTGGCTTGCTTCCCGCTGTAGGTATACCCTTGCCATTCCTCTCCTATGGAGGTAGCCACTTATTGACTTTCTGCTTGCTATTGGGACTTACTCAAAGCGTCTATAGGAGGAGAAAAAAGCTCTCATTCTGA
- a CDS encoding radical SAM protein, whose protein sequence is MRLRRALLINPPSGLYIREERCQVPVKGLTATAPRPPIDLAYLGAILEREGVECFIRDYPVEGRGWRELKKDLSSLAPDILLVNVTTPTFELDMKACELAKEINPSIITMAKGGHTTVFDELALKSHPYLDIVLRGECEETMKELAKDIPLEEIKGITYRENGEIKRNPDREFIEDLDSLPFPARHLLNNSLYRRPDTNELQTTIQTNRGCPGSCVFCLAGRLSGKKLRLRSPKNIVDEIEECINRFNIRNFFFRADTFTWKKEWVIDVCREIIRRDLRIKWVCNSRVDTLDEERLRWMRGAGCWLISLGIESGSQRILDLMKKGITKEQARKAVELCRKFGVKTYAFYLFGLPWENEVDVRETIDFAIELDSDFAEFHLAVPFPGTELYDIVHREGLVEGNFRGYDHTFPIARTFFLSREELVKWRRKAIHRFYLRPSYIFRTLLHSPSPASLFSYLKFAFERLILLPSNFKKERGNDKG, encoded by the coding sequence TTGAGGCTTAGAAGAGCACTTTTAATCAATCCGCCCTCTGGTTTATATATCAGGGAGGAAAGGTGTCAGGTTCCCGTTAAAGGATTAACTGCCACTGCTCCTCGCCCTCCCATAGACCTCGCTTATCTAGGGGCGATTTTGGAAAGAGAAGGAGTGGAATGTTTTATAAGAGATTATCCCGTGGAGGGAAGGGGGTGGCGTGAACTGAAAAAAGATTTGTCTTCATTAGCTCCCGACATCCTTCTCGTGAATGTCACGACTCCAACCTTTGAGCTGGATATGAAGGCTTGCGAGCTGGCAAAGGAGATAAACCCCTCAATCATAACGATGGCGAAGGGGGGACATACAACGGTATTTGATGAGCTCGCTTTGAAAAGTCATCCTTATTTAGACATCGTCTTGCGTGGGGAATGCGAGGAAACTATGAAGGAGCTGGCTAAGGATATTCCACTTGAGGAGATAAAGGGGATAACATATCGGGAGAATGGAGAAATCAAGCGAAATCCCGATAGGGAGTTCATAGAGGATTTGGATTCTTTGCCCTTTCCCGCACGCCATCTGTTGAACAATTCCCTCTATAGGCGTCCCGATACCAACGAGCTCCAAACGACAATTCAAACTAATAGGGGCTGTCCTGGCAGCTGTGTTTTCTGCCTTGCGGGAAGATTATCGGGTAAAAAGCTCAGGCTTCGTTCCCCTAAGAACATAGTAGATGAAATAGAGGAATGTATAAATCGCTTCAATATCAGAAATTTCTTTTTCCGAGCAGATACATTCACTTGGAAGAAGGAATGGGTTATTGATGTATGTCGGGAGATAATCCGGAGGGATTTGAGGATAAAGTGGGTTTGTAATAGCAGGGTTGATACTTTGGATGAGGAGAGGTTGCGGTGGATGAGGGGAGCGGGTTGTTGGCTAATATCCTTGGGGATAGAAAGCGGTTCCCAGAGGATATTGGATTTGATGAAAAAGGGAATAACGAAGGAGCAGGCGAGAAAGGCTGTTGAGCTCTGCAGGAAATTTGGCGTAAAGACATATGCTTTCTATCTCTTCGGTTTGCCTTGGGAGAATGAGGTAGATGTGAGGGAAACTATAGATTTTGCAATTGAGCTGGATTCAGATTTCGCCGAATTCCACCTTGCGGTTCCCTTCCCTGGAACAGAGCTCTACGATATAGTGCATCGGGAAGGATTGGTTGAAGGGAATTTCCGAGGCTACGACCACACATTTCCCATTGCGAGGACTTTTTTCCTCTCACGAGAGGAATTGGTAAAATGGCGGAGGAAGGCGATTCATAGGTTTTACCTCCGCCCAAGCTATATATTCCGCACTCTCCTCCATTCTCCTTCTCCCGCTTCCCTATTCAGCTATCTAAAGTTTGCCTTTGAGAGGCTTATCCTTCTTCCCTCTAACTTTAAAAAGGAGCGAGGAAACGATAAAGGATAA